Proteins co-encoded in one Arachis hypogaea cultivar Tifrunner chromosome 13, arahy.Tifrunner.gnm2.J5K5, whole genome shotgun sequence genomic window:
- the LOC112733353 gene encoding root phototropism protein 3 isoform X2 translates to MWESQGDSAAGLISSTKLGVQTQEFHQRGSSWYVSADIPSDLLIQIAETNFHLHKYPLLSRSAKLNRILYDSRDPDLSKIVMDDLPGGPEAFELASKFCYGIPVDLTAGNISGLRCTAEYLEMTEDLEEGNLIFKTEAFLSYVVLSSWRDSILVLKSCEKLSPWAENLQIVRRCSESIAWKACANPKGIRWSYTGRAAKGSSPKWIEMKDSSPSRNQNQVVPPDWWFEDVSILRIDHFVRVMTAIKVKGMRFELIGAGIMHYASKWLPGLMMNEAAMPADESSNFSNSNSSSSSGGGLHMIVAASKEENTSTTSLQAKDQRMIVESLISIIPQQKDSVTCSFLLRLLRMANMLKVAPALVNELEKRVGMQFEQATLGDLLIPCYEKSETVYDVDLVQRVLEHFLVQEQSESVSPNRESFSEKQMNAKARVARLVDSYLTEVSRDRNLSLTKFQVLAEALPDSARTSDDGLYRAVDSYLKAHPTLSEHERKRLCRVMDCQKLSIDACMHAAQNERLPLRVVVQVLFSEQVKISNALANTALKEGVGVESHQYQPPVLTNRKTLLEGTPQSFQEGWTAAKKDINTLKFELETVKTKYLELQNDMENLQKQFDKLMLKQKHTSPWTSGWKKLSKLTKITDNHHHHIAPQIPTPEEPHTRKTTRRWRNSIS, encoded by the exons ATGTGGGAATCCCAGGGAGACTCAGCAGCAGGACTCATCTCTTCAACCAAACTTGGAGTCCAAACTCAAGAGTTTCACCAAAGAGGAAGCTCTTG GTATGTTTCAGCTGATATTCCAAGTGACCTCTTAATTCAAATTGCTGAAACTAATTTCCACTTGCACAAG TATCCTCTGCTATCTAGAAGTGCAAAGCTGAACAGAATCTTATACGATTCGCGAGACCCTGACTTGAGCAAGATTGTTATGGATGATCTCCCTGGTGGACCTGAGGCTTTTGAGCTTGCATCCAAATTCTGCTATGGAATCCCTGTTGATTTAACAGCAGGCAACATCTCGGGCCTAAGATGCACTGCGGAGTATCTCGAAATGACAGAGGATTTAGAAGAAGGCAATCTCATATTCAAAACAGAAGCATTTCTAAGCTATGTGGTCTTGTCTTCATGGAGAGACTCCATACTTGTGTTGAAAAGCTGTGAGAAGCTCTCACCGTGGGCAGAGAACCTTCAAATCGTCCGAAGATGCAGCGAATCGATTGCGTGGAAGGCCTGCGCCAATCCGAAAGGAATAAGGTGGTCATACACAGGAAGAGCAGCCAAAGGTTCAAGCCCAAAATGGATTGAAATGAAGGATTCTAGCCCCAGTAGGAACCAGAATCAAGTTGTTCCACCTGATTGGTGGTTTGAAGATGTTTCAATCCTTAGAATTGATCACTTTGTCAGAGTGATGACCGCAATCAAGGTAAAAGGAATGAGGTTTGAATTGATTGGTGCTGGAATAATGCACTATGCATCAAAATGGCTGCCAGGGTTGATGATGAATGAAGCAGCAATGCCAGCAGATGAATCAAGCAATTTCAGCAACAGTAATAGTAGCAGTAGTAGTGGTGGAGGACTTCACATGATTGTGGCTGCATCCAAAGAAGAGAACACTTCAACTACCAGTCTTCAAGCTAAAGATCAAAGGATGATAGTTGAGAGCCTAATCAGCATAATTCCACAACAGAAGGACAGTGTTACATGCAGCTTCTTGCTGAGGCTTCTTAGGATGGCAAACATGTTGAAAGTGGCACCTGCATTGGTGAATGAGTTGGAGAAGAGGGTGGGAATGCAGTTTGAGCAAGCAACACTTGGTGATCTTTTGATACCTTGTTATGAAAAAAGTGAGACTGTGTATGATGTGGATCTTGTTCAGAGGGTGTTGGAGCATTTTCTTGTTCAGGAGCAGAGTGAGAGTGTTAGTCCAAATAGGGAATCATTTTCGGAGAAGCAGATGAATGCAAAGGCAAGAGTTGCAAGGCTTGTTGACAGTTATCTCACTGAAGTTTCCAGAGACAGGAACCTTTCCCTCACAAAGTTTCAGGTTCTTGCAGAAGCTTTGCCTGACTCAGCTAGGACATCTGATGATGGCCTTTACAGGGCAGTTGATTCTTATCTTAAG GCACATCCGACGCTTAGCGAGCACGAAAGGAAGCGACTGTGCCGAGTAATGGATTGCCAGAAACTGTCCATTGATGCTTGCATGCATGCTGCTCAAAATGAGAGGCTACCACTAAGAGTAGTAGTCCAAGTTCTGTTCTCTGAGCAAGTCAAGATAAGCAATGCACTGGCCAACACTGCTTTGAAAGAAGGTGTTGGTGTTGAATCTCATCAGTATCAGCCTCCTGTGCTCACCAACCGGAAAACACTTCTGGAAGGGACGCCGCAATCCTTCCAAGAAGGGTGGACAGCAGCCAAGAAAGACATTAACACACTCAAGTTTGAGCTTGAGACTGTCAAGACCAAGTATTTGGAGCTTCAGAATGACATGGAGAATCTTCAGAAACAATTTGATAAGCTCATGCTCAAGCAGAAGCACACTTCACCATGGACTAGTGGCTGGAAGAAACTCAGCAAACTCACCAAGATCAcagataatcatcatcatcacattGCACCTCAGATTCCAACTCCTGAAGAACCACACACCAGGAAGACAACTAGAAGGTGGAGAAACTCAATTTCATGA
- the LOC112733353 gene encoding root phototropism protein 3 isoform X1 translates to MWESQGDSAAGLISSTKLGVQTQEFHQRGSSWYVYKFIMLMPSSVAVNLFIYCVIVSRYVSADIPSDLLIQIAETNFHLHKYPLLSRSAKLNRILYDSRDPDLSKIVMDDLPGGPEAFELASKFCYGIPVDLTAGNISGLRCTAEYLEMTEDLEEGNLIFKTEAFLSYVVLSSWRDSILVLKSCEKLSPWAENLQIVRRCSESIAWKACANPKGIRWSYTGRAAKGSSPKWIEMKDSSPSRNQNQVVPPDWWFEDVSILRIDHFVRVMTAIKVKGMRFELIGAGIMHYASKWLPGLMMNEAAMPADESSNFSNSNSSSSSGGGLHMIVAASKEENTSTTSLQAKDQRMIVESLISIIPQQKDSVTCSFLLRLLRMANMLKVAPALVNELEKRVGMQFEQATLGDLLIPCYEKSETVYDVDLVQRVLEHFLVQEQSESVSPNRESFSEKQMNAKARVARLVDSYLTEVSRDRNLSLTKFQVLAEALPDSARTSDDGLYRAVDSYLKAHPTLSEHERKRLCRVMDCQKLSIDACMHAAQNERLPLRVVVQVLFSEQVKISNALANTALKEGVGVESHQYQPPVLTNRKTLLEGTPQSFQEGWTAAKKDINTLKFELETVKTKYLELQNDMENLQKQFDKLMLKQKHTSPWTSGWKKLSKLTKITDNHHHHIAPQIPTPEEPHTRKTTRRWRNSIS, encoded by the exons ATGTGGGAATCCCAGGGAGACTCAGCAGCAGGACTCATCTCTTCAACCAAACTTGGAGTCCAAACTCAAGAGTTTCACCAAAGAGGAAGCTCTTGGTATGTATACAAATTCATAATGCTAATGCCTTCATCTGTTGCTGTGAATTTATTCATCTACTGTGTTATTGTATCAAGGTATGTTTCAGCTGATATTCCAAGTGACCTCTTAATTCAAATTGCTGAAACTAATTTCCACTTGCACAAG TATCCTCTGCTATCTAGAAGTGCAAAGCTGAACAGAATCTTATACGATTCGCGAGACCCTGACTTGAGCAAGATTGTTATGGATGATCTCCCTGGTGGACCTGAGGCTTTTGAGCTTGCATCCAAATTCTGCTATGGAATCCCTGTTGATTTAACAGCAGGCAACATCTCGGGCCTAAGATGCACTGCGGAGTATCTCGAAATGACAGAGGATTTAGAAGAAGGCAATCTCATATTCAAAACAGAAGCATTTCTAAGCTATGTGGTCTTGTCTTCATGGAGAGACTCCATACTTGTGTTGAAAAGCTGTGAGAAGCTCTCACCGTGGGCAGAGAACCTTCAAATCGTCCGAAGATGCAGCGAATCGATTGCGTGGAAGGCCTGCGCCAATCCGAAAGGAATAAGGTGGTCATACACAGGAAGAGCAGCCAAAGGTTCAAGCCCAAAATGGATTGAAATGAAGGATTCTAGCCCCAGTAGGAACCAGAATCAAGTTGTTCCACCTGATTGGTGGTTTGAAGATGTTTCAATCCTTAGAATTGATCACTTTGTCAGAGTGATGACCGCAATCAAGGTAAAAGGAATGAGGTTTGAATTGATTGGTGCTGGAATAATGCACTATGCATCAAAATGGCTGCCAGGGTTGATGATGAATGAAGCAGCAATGCCAGCAGATGAATCAAGCAATTTCAGCAACAGTAATAGTAGCAGTAGTAGTGGTGGAGGACTTCACATGATTGTGGCTGCATCCAAAGAAGAGAACACTTCAACTACCAGTCTTCAAGCTAAAGATCAAAGGATGATAGTTGAGAGCCTAATCAGCATAATTCCACAACAGAAGGACAGTGTTACATGCAGCTTCTTGCTGAGGCTTCTTAGGATGGCAAACATGTTGAAAGTGGCACCTGCATTGGTGAATGAGTTGGAGAAGAGGGTGGGAATGCAGTTTGAGCAAGCAACACTTGGTGATCTTTTGATACCTTGTTATGAAAAAAGTGAGACTGTGTATGATGTGGATCTTGTTCAGAGGGTGTTGGAGCATTTTCTTGTTCAGGAGCAGAGTGAGAGTGTTAGTCCAAATAGGGAATCATTTTCGGAGAAGCAGATGAATGCAAAGGCAAGAGTTGCAAGGCTTGTTGACAGTTATCTCACTGAAGTTTCCAGAGACAGGAACCTTTCCCTCACAAAGTTTCAGGTTCTTGCAGAAGCTTTGCCTGACTCAGCTAGGACATCTGATGATGGCCTTTACAGGGCAGTTGATTCTTATCTTAAG GCACATCCGACGCTTAGCGAGCACGAAAGGAAGCGACTGTGCCGAGTAATGGATTGCCAGAAACTGTCCATTGATGCTTGCATGCATGCTGCTCAAAATGAGAGGCTACCACTAAGAGTAGTAGTCCAAGTTCTGTTCTCTGAGCAAGTCAAGATAAGCAATGCACTGGCCAACACTGCTTTGAAAGAAGGTGTTGGTGTTGAATCTCATCAGTATCAGCCTCCTGTGCTCACCAACCGGAAAACACTTCTGGAAGGGACGCCGCAATCCTTCCAAGAAGGGTGGACAGCAGCCAAGAAAGACATTAACACACTCAAGTTTGAGCTTGAGACTGTCAAGACCAAGTATTTGGAGCTTCAGAATGACATGGAGAATCTTCAGAAACAATTTGATAAGCTCATGCTCAAGCAGAAGCACACTTCACCATGGACTAGTGGCTGGAAGAAACTCAGCAAACTCACCAAGATCAcagataatcatcatcatcacattGCACCTCAGATTCCAACTCCTGAAGAACCACACACCAGGAAGACAACTAGAAGGTGGAGAAACTCAATTTCATGA